In a genomic window of Chryseobacterium sp. G0162:
- a CDS encoding HNH endonuclease: MIHLPLKQYDVIPMRLLAPGALRQLNKAILQSNGTIFNSTYYPHEDIVNLLKAFSIHKTELEPGDQAKCNYCESRIEHAVSLQVEHYRPKAKVESGENDHVQLAGYYWLGLEWSNLLLACPKCNGRDAKGNKFPIRGVRALHHNTVQNIDKKLTLVRTNCYANANPLLLELPILLNPEIDHPENFLTFNNLGHIRGHGDNAERGEISKDVYKLNRDELIICRQKVWNDFKNDINEDIAGHQANFLNEEGLKFRFRKISERILRRRLPSQEYALWGKFINDNIQSFVVDIEDYYRLLFLEAYNLTLNTTPQ, from the coding sequence ATGATTCATTTACCTTTAAAACAATATGATGTTATTCCTATGAGATTATTAGCTCCTGGTGCATTACGTCAACTTAATAAAGCAATTTTACAATCTAATGGTACAATATTTAATTCCACCTATTATCCTCATGAAGATATAGTGAACTTATTAAAAGCCTTTTCGATCCACAAAACAGAATTAGAGCCTGGAGATCAGGCGAAGTGTAATTATTGTGAATCGCGAATCGAGCATGCTGTAAGTTTACAAGTTGAACATTATCGTCCAAAAGCAAAAGTTGAATCTGGAGAAAATGATCATGTTCAACTAGCAGGCTATTATTGGTTAGGTTTAGAATGGTCAAATCTTTTGCTAGCATGTCCAAAATGTAATGGGAGAGATGCTAAAGGAAATAAGTTTCCAATTAGGGGTGTGAGAGCCTTACATCATAATACTGTACAAAATATTGATAAAAAGCTTACCCTTGTAAGAACAAATTGTTATGCAAATGCAAATCCTTTATTATTGGAGCTGCCAATATTATTAAATCCCGAAATTGATCATCCTGAAAATTTCTTAACTTTTAACAATTTAGGACATATTAGAGGACATGGTGATAACGCCGAGCGTGGTGAAATAAGCAAAGATGTTTACAAATTAAATCGTGATGAACTCATAATATGCAGACAAAAGGTATGGAACGACTTTAAAAATGATATTAATGAAGATATTGCAGGTCATCAGGCAAATTTTCTTAACGAAGAAGGTCTTAAATTTCGATTTAGAAAAATATCTGAAAGAATTTTACGTAGAAGATTACCATCACAAGAATATGCACTATGGGGAAAATTTATCAATGATAACATTCAAAGTTTTGTTGTAGACATTGAAGATTACTACAGACTACTTTTCTTGGAGGCATACAATTTAACTCTAAATACTACTCCACAATAA
- a CDS encoding AAA family ATPase: protein MIKISDIHHHIFEFLMESRRYNPSLFFILRQLNRNSRLEKGYWFLGNDNYITLSFWMGKDTDTKLPRVSFVINIDGTTFLEIKKDIKYNNFFTHNFFSEIGIINKSSGDVERKYYTDFKTDYMKSLKSFIEKDKVIIDNFIKKNNQIDNHPLANGGIDFIWPESFERQLRIIDKYQKIRIEKEKNTGYLRNFNIRKFGNIRQLKIKDIPSDCRWIFLTGENGAGKTTILRALATAMTNNNDNGIMVAKNYPDFNVQIGLGTINGVNKITIKGHEDFKNKNILVKGLATYGPVRLISQSSIREQYVELDKNNISDLTTFGLFNPIGVLRDISSSYVLNVKPKYYEMTLKDFTDNIKQNLSIILPNIEKVSFVSKQEGTRIIYYQKGHNKKLFQKGVEFEQLPSGTKSLAALILDLLLRFAEQQNVSDISDYSGIVLIDEIDIHLHPKMQKEIVIQLSETFPNIQFIVTTHSPIPILGAPLNSIFINVYRDSENKICASKLDIDISSLLPNTILTSPIFNFHELISENHNQEERLVTEEDYSEALFYRILERKIRERDLNPPT from the coding sequence ATGATAAAAATTTCAGACATACATCACCATATTTTTGAGTTTTTAATGGAATCTCGCAGGTATAATCCTTCACTATTTTTCATATTAAGACAGCTGAATCGGAATTCTAGACTTGAAAAAGGTTACTGGTTTTTAGGGAATGACAATTACATAACTCTTTCGTTCTGGATGGGTAAGGATACTGATACAAAATTACCTCGTGTATCATTTGTTATAAATATAGATGGAACAACTTTCTTAGAGATTAAAAAAGATATAAAATATAATAATTTTTTTACCCATAATTTTTTTTCTGAAATAGGTATTATTAATAAAAGCTCAGGGGATGTAGAAAGAAAATATTATACTGATTTTAAAACTGATTACATGAAGTCTTTAAAATCATTTATTGAAAAAGATAAAGTAATTATTGATAATTTTATCAAAAAAAATAACCAAATTGACAATCATCCACTCGCCAATGGTGGAATAGACTTTATATGGCCAGAAAGTTTTGAAAGACAGTTACGAATTATTGATAAATATCAAAAAATACGAATAGAGAAAGAAAAGAATACTGGTTATTTACGAAATTTTAACATTCGAAAGTTCGGTAATATAAGGCAATTAAAAATAAAAGATATTCCTAGTGATTGTAGATGGATTTTTCTGACTGGAGAAAATGGAGCTGGCAAAACCACAATCTTAAGAGCTCTTGCTACTGCTATGACAAACAATAATGATAATGGTATTATGGTAGCAAAGAATTATCCAGACTTCAATGTGCAAATAGGTTTGGGAACGATAAACGGGGTAAACAAAATAACAATTAAGGGACACGAGGATTTCAAAAACAAAAATATATTAGTTAAGGGTCTTGCAACCTACGGCCCAGTAAGACTTATAAGTCAAAGTAGTATTAGGGAGCAATATGTGGAGCTTGATAAAAATAACATTAGTGATTTAACAACTTTTGGTCTTTTCAATCCTATTGGAGTTTTACGTGATATCAGCAGCAGTTATGTATTAAATGTTAAGCCCAAATATTATGAAATGACCTTAAAAGATTTTACTGACAATATTAAACAGAATCTTTCAATTATTTTACCAAATATTGAAAAAGTAAGTTTTGTTAGCAAACAAGAAGGGACTAGGATCATCTATTATCAGAAAGGACATAATAAAAAACTTTTCCAAAAAGGTGTAGAATTCGAGCAATTACCTTCTGGGACTAAAAGTTTAGCAGCACTTATCTTAGACTTACTTTTACGTTTTGCCGAGCAACAAAATGTTTCCGACATATCAGATTATAGTGGAATTGTATTAATTGATGAGATTGATATTCATTTACATCCTAAAATGCAAAAAGAAATTGTCATCCAACTTTCCGAAACATTCCCTAATATACAGTTCATTGTAACTACCCATAGCCCAATACCTATTTTAGGAGCTCCTCTCAATTCAATTTTCATTAATGTATATAGAGATTCAGAAAATAAGATATGTGCATCCAAATTAGATATAGATATATCTTCTCTACTCCCAAATACAATTTTAACTTCACCAATCTTTAACTTCCATGAATTAATTAGTGAAAATCATAACCAAGAAGAACGTTTAGTTACCGAAGAGGACTATAGTGAAGCATTATTTTACAGAATCCTTGAAAGAAAAATAAGAGAACGTGATTTAAATCCGCCAACATGA
- a CDS encoding HEPN domain-containing protein has translation MENYYCLDLKFKDEKISDKEHHAHLFVSDKEIYIQIIENDITSRIDAYYSNSENPLGLFEENFYIIDSKVSLILDKSRIYKVLSFQTNKQYRYFTIWLTNICIIKDNTYKENINSGIAFLNKNGLQVVNEFYSFFTNRSNKNIFSISRMDGMSNFYKIDNMSFRPELEYTSNEHRGSEEFTVKKKGTINFKFENIDYEEIKHHIEIICNLFSFFFNVRVTMEKLIFRTEKDIYIFRDTEPNNQTYVSDMETVSIFLKKNNRIENFLKKKWYLKYNQNEKKISKAIDNILHSREVDFSSAFLLLFNIIEIFNINQKQEKFAFNTDKKSISDQIYKTLKNYLVARNDQMEFEKKIRGISDKLEFKPFKSPLEETLRINNVDPQIFGYSFAKLKKTRDAITHGSLNSIKPDLLQQQVYCLRKIAICIVLSQLGFKNDLNKEFPE, from the coding sequence ATGGAAAATTATTATTGTTTAGACCTTAAATTTAAAGATGAAAAAATATCTGATAAAGAGCACCATGCTCATCTTTTTGTCTCAGATAAAGAAATATATATCCAAATTATTGAAAATGACATCACCTCAAGAATAGATGCTTATTATTCCAATTCAGAAAATCCTTTAGGTTTATTTGAAGAGAATTTTTATATTATTGACTCTAAAGTTTCACTAATTCTTGATAAAAGTAGAATTTATAAGGTTTTATCATTTCAAACCAATAAACAATATCGATATTTTACAATATGGTTAACCAATATTTGCATTATTAAGGATAATACATATAAAGAAAATATCAACAGTGGTATTGCCTTTCTAAATAAAAATGGTTTACAAGTTGTTAATGAATTTTATTCTTTTTTCACTAATCGTAGTAATAAAAATATATTTTCAATATCGAGGATGGATGGTATGTCCAATTTCTATAAAATTGACAATATGTCTTTCAGGCCAGAACTAGAATATACAAGTAATGAGCATAGAGGAAGTGAAGAATTTACTGTAAAAAAGAAAGGAACAATTAACTTTAAATTTGAAAACATTGACTACGAAGAAATTAAGCATCACATTGAAATTATTTGCAATCTATTTTCATTCTTTTTCAATGTTAGAGTTACAATGGAAAAACTTATTTTCCGTACAGAAAAAGATATATATATTTTTCGAGATACAGAGCCAAATAACCAAACGTATGTTTCAGACATGGAAACGGTCTCCATTTTTCTTAAAAAAAATAACCGAATTGAAAATTTCTTGAAAAAGAAGTGGTATCTTAAATATAATCAGAATGAAAAGAAAATTTCAAAAGCAATTGATAATATCCTTCATTCAAGAGAAGTTGATTTCTCGTCAGCATTTCTACTTCTCTTTAATATTATTGAGATTTTTAATATTAATCAAAAACAAGAAAAGTTTGCATTTAATACCGATAAAAAATCTATTTCAGATCAGATATATAAAACTCTAAAAAATTATCTGGTAGCTAGAAATGATCAGATGGAATTTGAAAAGAAAATTAGAGGTATCAGTGACAAGTTAGAATTTAAACCATTTAAGAGCCCATTAGAAGAGACTCTACGAATCAATAATGTTGATCCTCAAATTTTCGGGTATTCTTTTGCGAAACTAAAGAAAACAAGGGATGCTATTACACATGGGAGTCTTAATTCTATAAAACCAGATCTGCTACAACAACAAGTTTATTGCTTAAGAAAAATTGCAATATGTATAGTATTATCCCAACTAGGATTTAAAAACGATTTAAATAAAGAGTTTCCTGAATAA
- a CDS encoding DUF3945 domain-containing protein, whose amino-acid sequence MTEYEAQQTALHFQRYIDDSSDEGRRELNDYEISIESVEAYRRAEGELKGKREDASNNYLYKPEQVNWKMLEKLGLNKEILQELGVLESMLKGYKTDKLVPVHIDVGTVKGIIEARLSLRANDFGEVELLFHPVRKVPDFAEPFFGHTFQEEDKRNLMGNGNMGRVVDLVHRIRGERVPSLISRDRLTNELIQVRAEFVRIPLVIKGVTLDEEQRKILREGKPLYLENMLSARGTLLNAAVQYNADKRYVEFLFDKNVRRVGVEDFRSDPEVFRGKKLKKWQMDKLRVVEVAYVHGLVDKNGKRYQGYLRFDKRMEKFEFSFKNVWKGSRNRSKGKVGIERGGCESLLFL is encoded by the coding sequence GTGACTGAATATGAAGCTCAGCAGACTGCTTTGCATTTCCAGAGGTATATTGATGACAGTTCTGATGAAGGGAGAAGGGAATTGAATGACTATGAAATTTCTATTGAGAGCGTGGAGGCTTATAGAAGGGCTGAAGGAGAACTGAAAGGTAAAAGAGAAGACGCTTCTAATAATTACTTATATAAGCCTGAGCAGGTGAACTGGAAGATGCTGGAGAAGCTGGGGCTCAATAAGGAAATATTACAGGAGCTTGGGGTATTGGAATCTATGCTGAAAGGCTATAAAACGGATAAGTTAGTTCCGGTACATATTGATGTGGGGACAGTAAAGGGGATTATTGAAGCAAGGCTTTCTTTAAGGGCTAATGACTTTGGTGAAGTGGAACTTCTATTTCATCCTGTAAGAAAGGTGCCTGATTTTGCTGAGCCTTTCTTTGGGCATACATTTCAAGAAGAAGATAAAAGAAATCTTATGGGTAATGGGAATATGGGAAGGGTGGTAGACCTGGTTCATAGGATTAGAGGAGAGAGGGTGCCTTCACTTATTAGCAGGGATAGGCTGACTAATGAGTTGATTCAGGTTAGGGCTGAGTTTGTTAGGATTCCACTGGTGATTAAAGGAGTGACGTTGGATGAAGAGCAGAGAAAAATACTAAGGGAGGGGAAACCGCTTTATCTTGAAAATATGCTTTCTGCCAGAGGAACATTGCTTAATGCTGCGGTGCAGTATAATGCGGATAAAAGGTATGTGGAGTTTTTGTTTGATAAAAATGTAAGGAGAGTGGGAGTAGAAGATTTTAGATCGGATCCGGAGGTATTTAGAGGGAAGAAATTAAAGAAATGGCAGATGGATAAACTGAGGGTTGTGGAAGTGGCGTATGTGCATGGACTGGTGGATAAGAATGGAAAAAGGTATCAGGGATATTTGAGGTTTGATAAGAGGATGGAGAAGTTTGAGTTTTCTTTTAAGAATGTGTGGAAGGGGAGCAGAAACAGGAGCAAGGGAAAAGTAGGAATAGAGAGAGGGGGATGTGAAAGCCTTTTGTTCTTGTGA
- a CDS encoding PIN domain-containing protein: MNIFIDSNILYQDYFFENKSNKKLLDYCNEGLLNLYMSEIVRLELRRQLQKELENKNKELEKLSKELKRLNIQQEINLIPTDEHLEKFDNFYKRLNSNENFFIIQYKNEFLPDIVNRAINRKKPFTEEKSELKDALIWKTYSDFVETHNSLECILLTNNTSDFCDKKDKTKIHRELETDTNKFSVINSSYDFIRKNAAELESPDKRFLTYMKQVDINNLFAFEIISENFEEIIEEAMRNKIDGMHPSDITNADYFLDGQLVSYGCEILECEGVEYEILNETALISGIIYASCEVEILEYNSIRDPGEDQYTSVGELNVTFKIHFNFDMRKDEIYSDFEITGIDISDTN; this comes from the coding sequence ATGAACATATTTATTGACTCAAACATACTATATCAAGACTACTTCTTTGAAAATAAATCAAATAAAAAGTTATTAGATTATTGCAATGAAGGCTTGCTTAATCTATATATGTCCGAAATTGTAAGACTTGAACTCAGACGACAATTGCAAAAAGAACTTGAAAATAAAAACAAAGAGCTTGAAAAATTAAGCAAAGAGTTAAAAAGACTAAATATTCAACAAGAAATTAATTTAATTCCAACTGATGAACATTTGGAAAAGTTTGATAACTTTTATAAGCGCTTGAACTCAAATGAAAACTTTTTTATTATCCAATATAAAAATGAATTTCTTCCTGATATTGTAAATAGAGCTATTAATCGTAAAAAGCCTTTTACAGAAGAAAAGTCTGAATTGAAAGATGCTTTAATTTGGAAAACTTATTCTGATTTTGTTGAGACACATAATAGCTTAGAGTGTATATTATTAACAAATAACACTTCTGACTTTTGCGACAAAAAAGATAAAACAAAAATTCATAGAGAGCTAGAGACAGATACAAACAAATTTTCAGTCATTAATAGTTCTTATGACTTTATAAGGAAAAATGCTGCAGAACTTGAAAGTCCAGATAAAAGGTTTTTGACTTACATGAAACAAGTAGATATTAATAACTTGTTTGCTTTTGAAATTATATCAGAGAATTTTGAGGAGATCATTGAAGAAGCGATGCGTAATAAAATAGATGGTATGCACCCTTCTGATATTACTAATGCTGACTATTTTTTAGACGGACAATTGGTAAGTTATGGTTGTGAAATTTTAGAATGTGAAGGCGTAGAATATGAAATTTTAAATGAAACAGCTCTAATTTCAGGCATTATATATGCTAGTTGCGAAGTTGAGATATTGGAATATAATTCAATTAGAGATCCTGGTGAAGACCAATATACAAGTGTAGGAGAATTGAATGTTACATTTAAAATTCATTTTAACTTTGATATGAGAAAGGATGAAATTTATTCAGATTTTGAAATAACAGGCATTGATATTTCAGATACTAATTAA
- a CDS encoding DEAD/DEAH box helicase encodes MNQEHYKWLTYWKKNLADSLNTNIEIDGAQHFEVEDFNIENNFIVDLQKVNTLIDYEERRINEKRGIKNKDDEDWITIDHIFVVIAPFKLKPASDHLVHLRDKKPKFPFWYSAYLDRNGKLYIPDEMFPLFQRQYLEPLADERTEFIFGSIEEVDLATTLGKENYSKYPEYVQYVKDIFKKVTRQELCEYQSGAYETIFNAIVLLPQEEMNAAMGIIELYEKIIHQKNLPDLLHSFITLQNNQEKLPANVSELINTNVLHLGQMGFDFPISISQRKSLNTFLGANEKVFAVNGPPGTGKTTLLQSIVANKMVESAIKGEDAPIILACSTNNQAVTNIIESFSKSNTRQGKLQGRWIPDVDGYATYLPSTNKKETELKGINYKKLNGNGLFNDIENLEFLQDAKEYFLEKSKAYFNSTVLSINSAVEKLQSEIIDAENILKDSGNKWKAYLQSEHEFTSHYLLTNSKVSNYYQDSILNENILKEDIKGLAESEQKIISYFNNEPFIRKVFCFLGIQSALKNRASEIKIILRDSQIAIPESFMFKKAEILDKIDSKINTAKGILASIENWKTWKTNNTIIGNPPRSEEEYWQYEHQKIENKISANCFYDELDISIRHKAFQLALHYWEGRYLLQLENDLFDPKFNGKGKEPMINRWKRYAMLTPCFVSTFYMAPKFFSFYKFLRMSGEGNKIHDNPPLFNFIDLLIVDEAGQVSPEVGIATFALAKQAVVVGDVKQIEPIWNVTHKIDIGNLKKCEIIEDYDDMIYEKEFDPKGFLSSTGSIMKMAQNASGFKEANLHEKGVLLTEHRRCYDEIINYCNVLAYDGKLIPLRGKAKEDLLFPPMHCIHIEGQSTRNPNGSRFNIEEVKAIVSWLTENKTEIEKKYESIEHAVGIITPFTGQKNSLKSALKDAGFKVDDFKIGTVHALQGAERPIVLFSMVYGDEDKGTLFFDRDNKPNMLNVAVSRAKDNFVVFANTKILNKNAKTPSGVLSNFLKYHTQN; translated from the coding sequence ATGAATCAAGAACATTATAAATGGCTCACCTACTGGAAAAAGAATTTAGCAGACTCCCTTAATACCAATATAGAAATTGATGGTGCTCAGCATTTTGAAGTTGAAGATTTCAATATTGAAAACAATTTTATTGTAGATCTTCAAAAAGTCAACACACTTATCGACTATGAAGAACGCAGAATCAATGAAAAAAGAGGTATTAAAAATAAAGACGATGAAGACTGGATCACTATAGATCACATATTTGTAGTAATAGCCCCCTTCAAGCTTAAACCCGCTTCAGATCATCTTGTTCATCTTAGAGATAAGAAACCCAAATTTCCCTTCTGGTACTCTGCTTATTTAGACAGAAATGGAAAACTTTATATTCCCGACGAAATGTTTCCTTTATTCCAAAGACAGTATCTGGAACCGCTGGCTGATGAACGTACTGAATTTATTTTTGGGAGCATTGAAGAAGTAGATCTAGCCACTACTCTAGGAAAAGAAAATTATTCAAAATATCCTGAGTATGTACAATATGTAAAGGATATATTTAAAAAAGTAACCCGTCAGGAACTATGCGAATATCAATCAGGAGCCTATGAAACGATCTTTAATGCTATAGTATTACTTCCACAAGAAGAAATGAATGCTGCAATGGGGATCATAGAACTCTATGAAAAAATTATTCACCAAAAGAATCTTCCGGACCTTTTACATTCTTTTATAACCTTACAAAACAATCAGGAAAAACTACCTGCTAATGTATCTGAACTAATCAATACCAATGTACTGCATCTCGGACAGATGGGATTTGATTTTCCTATCTCTATTTCACAAAGAAAAAGTTTAAATACATTTTTAGGTGCTAATGAAAAAGTTTTTGCAGTTAATGGTCCTCCAGGTACAGGAAAGACTACTCTCTTACAAAGCATTGTTGCCAATAAGATGGTTGAAAGCGCAATAAAAGGAGAAGATGCTCCTATCATTTTAGCCTGTTCTACCAATAACCAGGCGGTCACTAATATCATAGAAAGTTTCTCAAAATCCAACACAAGACAAGGAAAATTACAAGGCAGATGGATTCCTGATGTTGACGGTTATGCTACTTATCTTCCTTCAACCAACAAAAAAGAAACAGAATTAAAGGGTATCAATTATAAAAAACTTAACGGTAATGGACTTTTTAACGATATAGAGAATTTAGAGTTTCTACAGGACGCTAAAGAATATTTTTTAGAAAAAAGTAAGGCCTATTTTAATTCTACAGTTCTTAGCATCAATTCCGCTGTAGAAAAACTACAATCGGAGATTATAGATGCTGAAAATATCCTTAAAGATTCCGGAAATAAATGGAAGGCTTATTTACAATCCGAACATGAATTTACCTCTCACTATCTTCTTACTAATTCAAAAGTTTCCAATTATTATCAGGATAGCATATTAAATGAAAATATACTCAAAGAGGATATTAAAGGATTGGCTGAAAGTGAGCAGAAAATAATCTCCTATTTTAACAATGAACCATTCATCAGAAAAGTCTTTTGTTTTCTGGGAATACAATCTGCTCTGAAAAACCGGGCTTCAGAAATAAAAATAATCCTTAGAGATTCCCAAATTGCAATACCTGAATCCTTTATGTTCAAGAAAGCTGAAATACTGGATAAAATAGATTCTAAAATCAATACCGCTAAAGGCATTCTTGCGTCTATTGAAAACTGGAAGACATGGAAAACCAACAATACAATTATTGGCAATCCTCCACGATCAGAAGAAGAATATTGGCAATACGAACACCAGAAAATAGAAAACAAAATAAGCGCTAACTGTTTTTATGACGAACTTGACATTTCAATACGCCATAAAGCATTTCAATTGGCTTTACATTACTGGGAAGGAAGATATCTCCTGCAACTTGAAAATGACCTTTTCGATCCTAAATTTAATGGAAAAGGTAAAGAACCTATGATCAACAGATGGAAAAGATATGCTATGTTAACCCCATGCTTTGTCAGTACATTCTATATGGCACCAAAGTTTTTCAGTTTCTATAAATTTTTAAGGATGAGTGGAGAAGGCAACAAAATACATGACAACCCACCTCTTTTTAATTTTATTGATCTTCTCATTGTAGATGAAGCAGGCCAGGTTTCACCTGAGGTAGGTATTGCCACATTTGCTTTAGCTAAACAGGCTGTTGTTGTGGGAGATGTAAAGCAGATTGAACCTATTTGGAACGTTACCCATAAAATTGATATCGGTAATTTAAAAAAATGTGAAATCATAGAAGATTACGATGATATGATTTATGAAAAAGAATTTGACCCTAAAGGTTTTCTTTCTTCTACCGGCAGTATTATGAAAATGGCTCAAAATGCATCAGGATTTAAGGAAGCTAATTTGCATGAAAAAGGAGTGCTTCTTACTGAACACAGAAGATGTTATGATGAAATCATTAATTACTGCAATGTATTAGCTTATGATGGTAAACTTATTCCATTAAGAGGTAAAGCAAAAGAAGATTTATTGTTTCCCCCAATGCACTGTATTCATATTGAAGGCCAATCTACAAGAAACCCAAATGGCAGCAGGTTTAATATTGAAGAAGTCAAAGCTATTGTTAGCTGGCTGACAGAGAACAAAACAGAAATTGAAAAGAAATATGAATCGATTGAACATGCTGTTGGTATTATTACACCATTTACCGGACAAAAAAACAGTTTAAAATCAGCTTTAAAAGATGCAGGGTTTAAAGTTGATGACTTTAAAATAGGTACTGTTCACGCCTTACAAGGTGCAGAAAGACCTATAGTGTTATTTTCTATGGTCTATGGCGATGAAGACAAAGGAACACTGTTTTTTGATAGAGACAACAAACCCAATATGCTCAATGTAGCTGTTTCGAGAGCCAAAGATAACTTTGTCGTTTTCGCCAATACCAAAATTCTTAATAAAAATGCTAAAACGCCTTCTGGTGTGTTGTCGAACTTTTTAAAATACCATACTCAAAATTAA